In one Pangasianodon hypophthalmus isolate fPanHyp1 chromosome 22, fPanHyp1.pri, whole genome shotgun sequence genomic region, the following are encoded:
- the mtdhb gene encoding protein LYRIC isoform X1 produces the protein MALEWREAAERMDVYLRELLSSGLLLLHAELGVDVGLKAELLPPGLLACVAAGLGLLLAVLLWLSVCRCFSKKPAEKVAPEAGKTSKPKSEEVKKKSRKRGGGDKKAQRNGLAVDLEEELKPAETQNQNQNLNQNQSESPDPAGGKSDKGKKNKKKAKASVKETKSPSTSEHKEPEEAGTWETKVSHREKRQQLRKDKGAGDESGSPGGTEPRANAANTEHTAAVEEPKIILTPSVTSNATKTSNANTTRTTNTKTSNTTTTKTSNTNNTTNTTNTKTSNTTNTTNATTTKTSNTNNTTTTKTSTTTTTNSKTTKNTKTTTAPAPKAQKNGQRTQQGVPPGEHEPPVAEVTRAVIPPVSRAWDVMTANGSGSWDLGMSVPPHTQTWNSVKSEASVWPQDMEGSWMIVDGSHIPVSLHGMTAGVEATVVPERPWACPAPVDDEWSGPNSGSADPASDYCAPCEEWGNYEEPAGGAVSPDEPQDSDPEKDKDEPAAPGSSKAKKKKKKKKKAEEAGSAAQMEVEVGVAKDQNTAGNILPKTTKEQEIVVSPRVPLKPTEPEAPPKNTAPPTQKKPEESWESPKQVKKKKARRET, from the exons ATGGCGCTGGAGTGGCGAGAGGCGGCGGAGCGGATGGATGTGTACCTGAGAGAGCTGCTCTCCTCCGGCCTGCTGCTCCTGCACGCGGAGCTCGGAGTGGATGTGGGGCTGAAAGCGGAGCTGCTTCCGCCGGGGCTCCTCGCCTGTGTGGCGGCGGGACTCGGCCTCCTGCTCGCCGTGCTGCTCTGGCTCTCCGTCTGCCGCTGCTTCTCTAAAAAACCCGCCGAGAAAGTCGCACCTGAGGCGGGGAAGACCTCCAAACCCAAATCCGAGGAGGTGAAGAAGAAGAGcagaaagagaggaggaggagataag AAGGCGCAGAGGAATGGCCTGGCTGTTGACCTGGAGGAGGAGCTAAAGCCGGCGGAGAcacagaaccagaaccagaacctgAACCAGAACCAGAGCGAGAGTCCAGATCCAGCTGGGGGGAAAAGTGATAAG ggaaagaagaacaagaagaaggcGAAAGCATCGGTGAAGGAAACGAAGTCTCCGTCGACGTCGGAGCACAAAGAGCCAGAGGAAG CAGGAACCTGGGAGACGAAAGTGAGTCACCGAGAGAAGCGACAGCAGCTGAGGAAGGATAAAGGAGCGGGAGATGAGTCGGGCAGTCCCGGAGGAACGGAGCCGAGGGCTAACGCTGCAAACACGGAACACACGGCCGCTGTGGAGGAACCTAAAATCATCCTGACACCATCTGTAACCTCCAACGCCACCAAGACCTCCAACGCCAACACCACCAGGACCACCAACACCAAGacctccaacaccaccaccaccaagacttccaacaccaacaacaccaccaacaccaccaacaccaagacttccaacaccaccaacaccaccaacgCCACCACCACCAAGACctccaacaccaacaacaccaccaccaccaagacctccaccaccaccaccaccaactcCAAGACCACCAAAAACACCAAGACCACCACCGCTCCTGCACCTAAAGCTCAGAAGAACGGTCAGAGAACCCAGCAGGGGGTTCCACCGGGAGAAC ACGAGCCTCCTGTTGCTGAAGTGACCCGTGCCGTCATTCcaccag TGTCTCGCGCGTGGGACGTGATGACCGCGAACGGATCAGGATCTTGGGATCTGGGCATGTCGGttcctcctcacacacagaccTGGAACAGCGTGAAGTCCGAAGCGTCCGTCTGGCCTCAGGACATGGAGG gCTCGTGGATGATCGTAGACGGTTCTCACATTCCGGTCTCGCTCCACGGAATGACTGCAG gtgttgaAGCGACGGTTGTTCCTGAGCGACCCTGGGCGTGTCCAGCCCCCGTGGATGACGAGTGGTCTGGACCCA acagCGGTTCTGCAGATCCGGCGTCGGATTACTGCGCCCCGTGTGAGGAGTGGGGGAATTACGAGGAGCCAGCAGGTGGCGCTGTTTCTCCTGACGAGCCTcag GATTCCGATCCGGAAAAGGACAAAGACGAACCTGCGGCTCCGGGAAGCAGCAAagccaagaagaagaagaagaaaaagaagaaagcgGAGGAGGCTGGAAGTGCTGCTCAg ATGGAGgtggaagtgggcgtggctaaagaCCAGAACACTGCAGGGAACATTTTGCCTAAAACCACAAAA gagcaggAAATCGTGGTTTCTCCTCGAGTCCCGCTGAAACCGACTGAACCTGAGGCTCCGcccaaaaacacagctccgccCACTCAGA AGAAACCTGAGGAGAGCTGGGAATCTCCGAAACAGGTCAAGAAGAAGAAGGCGCGGAGAGAAACATGA
- the mtdhb gene encoding protein LYRIC isoform X3, whose protein sequence is MALEWREAAERMDVYLRELLSSGLLLLHAELGVDVGLKAELLPPGLLACVAAGLGLLLAVLLWLSVCRCFSKKPAEKVAPEAGKTSKPKSEEVKKKSRKRGGGDKKAQRNGLAVDLEEELKPAETQNQNQNLNQNQSESPDPAGGKSDKGKKNKKKAKASVKETKSPSTSEHKEPEEGTWETKVSHREKRQQLRKDKGAGDESGSPGGTEPRANAANTEHTAAVEEPKIILTPSVTSNATKTSNANTTRTTNTKTSNTTTTKTSNTNNTTNTTNTKTSNTTNTTNATTTKTSNTNNTTTTKTSTTTTTNSKTTKNTKTTTAPAPKAQKNGQRTQQGVPPGEHEPPVAEVTRAVIPPVSRAWDVMTANGSGSWDLGMSVPPHTQTWNSVKSEASVWPQDMEGSWMIVDGSHIPVSLHGMTAGVEATVVPERPWACPAPVDDEWSGPNSGSADPASDYCAPCEEWGNYEEPAGGAVSPDEPQDSDPEKDKDEPAAPGSSKAKKKKKKKKKAEEAGSAAQMEVEVGVAKDQNTAGNILPKTTKEQEIVVSPRVPLKPTEPEAPPKNTAPPTQKKPEESWESPKQVKKKKARRET, encoded by the exons ATGGCGCTGGAGTGGCGAGAGGCGGCGGAGCGGATGGATGTGTACCTGAGAGAGCTGCTCTCCTCCGGCCTGCTGCTCCTGCACGCGGAGCTCGGAGTGGATGTGGGGCTGAAAGCGGAGCTGCTTCCGCCGGGGCTCCTCGCCTGTGTGGCGGCGGGACTCGGCCTCCTGCTCGCCGTGCTGCTCTGGCTCTCCGTCTGCCGCTGCTTCTCTAAAAAACCCGCCGAGAAAGTCGCACCTGAGGCGGGGAAGACCTCCAAACCCAAATCCGAGGAGGTGAAGAAGAAGAGcagaaagagaggaggaggagataag AAGGCGCAGAGGAATGGCCTGGCTGTTGACCTGGAGGAGGAGCTAAAGCCGGCGGAGAcacagaaccagaaccagaacctgAACCAGAACCAGAGCGAGAGTCCAGATCCAGCTGGGGGGAAAAGTGATAAG ggaaagaagaacaagaagaaggcGAAAGCATCGGTGAAGGAAACGAAGTCTCCGTCGACGTCGGAGCACAAAGAGCCAGAGGAAG GAACCTGGGAGACGAAAGTGAGTCACCGAGAGAAGCGACAGCAGCTGAGGAAGGATAAAGGAGCGGGAGATGAGTCGGGCAGTCCCGGAGGAACGGAGCCGAGGGCTAACGCTGCAAACACGGAACACACGGCCGCTGTGGAGGAACCTAAAATCATCCTGACACCATCTGTAACCTCCAACGCCACCAAGACCTCCAACGCCAACACCACCAGGACCACCAACACCAAGacctccaacaccaccaccaccaagacttccaacaccaacaacaccaccaacaccaccaacaccaagacttccaacaccaccaacaccaccaacgCCACCACCACCAAGACctccaacaccaacaacaccaccaccaccaagacctccaccaccaccaccaccaactcCAAGACCACCAAAAACACCAAGACCACCACCGCTCCTGCACCTAAAGCTCAGAAGAACGGTCAGAGAACCCAGCAGGGGGTTCCACCGGGAGAAC ACGAGCCTCCTGTTGCTGAAGTGACCCGTGCCGTCATTCcaccag TGTCTCGCGCGTGGGACGTGATGACCGCGAACGGATCAGGATCTTGGGATCTGGGCATGTCGGttcctcctcacacacagaccTGGAACAGCGTGAAGTCCGAAGCGTCCGTCTGGCCTCAGGACATGGAGG gCTCGTGGATGATCGTAGACGGTTCTCACATTCCGGTCTCGCTCCACGGAATGACTGCAG gtgttgaAGCGACGGTTGTTCCTGAGCGACCCTGGGCGTGTCCAGCCCCCGTGGATGACGAGTGGTCTGGACCCA acagCGGTTCTGCAGATCCGGCGTCGGATTACTGCGCCCCGTGTGAGGAGTGGGGGAATTACGAGGAGCCAGCAGGTGGCGCTGTTTCTCCTGACGAGCCTcag GATTCCGATCCGGAAAAGGACAAAGACGAACCTGCGGCTCCGGGAAGCAGCAAagccaagaagaagaagaagaaaaagaagaaagcgGAGGAGGCTGGAAGTGCTGCTCAg ATGGAGgtggaagtgggcgtggctaaagaCCAGAACACTGCAGGGAACATTTTGCCTAAAACCACAAAA gagcaggAAATCGTGGTTTCTCCTCGAGTCCCGCTGAAACCGACTGAACCTGAGGCTCCGcccaaaaacacagctccgccCACTCAGA AGAAACCTGAGGAGAGCTGGGAATCTCCGAAACAGGTCAAGAAGAAGAAGGCGCGGAGAGAAACATGA
- the mtdhb gene encoding protein LYRIC isoform X2, whose product MALEWREAAERMDVYLRELLSSGLLLLHAELGVDVGLKAELLPPGLLACVAAGLGLLLAVLLWLSVCRCFSKKPAEKVAPEAGKTSKPKSEEVKKKSRKRGGGDKAQRNGLAVDLEEELKPAETQNQNQNLNQNQSESPDPAGGKSDKGKKNKKKAKASVKETKSPSTSEHKEPEEAGTWETKVSHREKRQQLRKDKGAGDESGSPGGTEPRANAANTEHTAAVEEPKIILTPSVTSNATKTSNANTTRTTNTKTSNTTTTKTSNTNNTTNTTNTKTSNTTNTTNATTTKTSNTNNTTTTKTSTTTTTNSKTTKNTKTTTAPAPKAQKNGQRTQQGVPPGEHEPPVAEVTRAVIPPVSRAWDVMTANGSGSWDLGMSVPPHTQTWNSVKSEASVWPQDMEGSWMIVDGSHIPVSLHGMTAGVEATVVPERPWACPAPVDDEWSGPNSGSADPASDYCAPCEEWGNYEEPAGGAVSPDEPQDSDPEKDKDEPAAPGSSKAKKKKKKKKKAEEAGSAAQMEVEVGVAKDQNTAGNILPKTTKEQEIVVSPRVPLKPTEPEAPPKNTAPPTQKKPEESWESPKQVKKKKARRET is encoded by the exons ATGGCGCTGGAGTGGCGAGAGGCGGCGGAGCGGATGGATGTGTACCTGAGAGAGCTGCTCTCCTCCGGCCTGCTGCTCCTGCACGCGGAGCTCGGAGTGGATGTGGGGCTGAAAGCGGAGCTGCTTCCGCCGGGGCTCCTCGCCTGTGTGGCGGCGGGACTCGGCCTCCTGCTCGCCGTGCTGCTCTGGCTCTCCGTCTGCCGCTGCTTCTCTAAAAAACCCGCCGAGAAAGTCGCACCTGAGGCGGGGAAGACCTCCAAACCCAAATCCGAGGAGGTGAAGAAGAAGAGcagaaagagaggaggaggagataag GCGCAGAGGAATGGCCTGGCTGTTGACCTGGAGGAGGAGCTAAAGCCGGCGGAGAcacagaaccagaaccagaacctgAACCAGAACCAGAGCGAGAGTCCAGATCCAGCTGGGGGGAAAAGTGATAAG ggaaagaagaacaagaagaaggcGAAAGCATCGGTGAAGGAAACGAAGTCTCCGTCGACGTCGGAGCACAAAGAGCCAGAGGAAG CAGGAACCTGGGAGACGAAAGTGAGTCACCGAGAGAAGCGACAGCAGCTGAGGAAGGATAAAGGAGCGGGAGATGAGTCGGGCAGTCCCGGAGGAACGGAGCCGAGGGCTAACGCTGCAAACACGGAACACACGGCCGCTGTGGAGGAACCTAAAATCATCCTGACACCATCTGTAACCTCCAACGCCACCAAGACCTCCAACGCCAACACCACCAGGACCACCAACACCAAGacctccaacaccaccaccaccaagacttccaacaccaacaacaccaccaacaccaccaacaccaagacttccaacaccaccaacaccaccaacgCCACCACCACCAAGACctccaacaccaacaacaccaccaccaccaagacctccaccaccaccaccaccaactcCAAGACCACCAAAAACACCAAGACCACCACCGCTCCTGCACCTAAAGCTCAGAAGAACGGTCAGAGAACCCAGCAGGGGGTTCCACCGGGAGAAC ACGAGCCTCCTGTTGCTGAAGTGACCCGTGCCGTCATTCcaccag TGTCTCGCGCGTGGGACGTGATGACCGCGAACGGATCAGGATCTTGGGATCTGGGCATGTCGGttcctcctcacacacagaccTGGAACAGCGTGAAGTCCGAAGCGTCCGTCTGGCCTCAGGACATGGAGG gCTCGTGGATGATCGTAGACGGTTCTCACATTCCGGTCTCGCTCCACGGAATGACTGCAG gtgttgaAGCGACGGTTGTTCCTGAGCGACCCTGGGCGTGTCCAGCCCCCGTGGATGACGAGTGGTCTGGACCCA acagCGGTTCTGCAGATCCGGCGTCGGATTACTGCGCCCCGTGTGAGGAGTGGGGGAATTACGAGGAGCCAGCAGGTGGCGCTGTTTCTCCTGACGAGCCTcag GATTCCGATCCGGAAAAGGACAAAGACGAACCTGCGGCTCCGGGAAGCAGCAAagccaagaagaagaagaagaaaaagaagaaagcgGAGGAGGCTGGAAGTGCTGCTCAg ATGGAGgtggaagtgggcgtggctaaagaCCAGAACACTGCAGGGAACATTTTGCCTAAAACCACAAAA gagcaggAAATCGTGGTTTCTCCTCGAGTCCCGCTGAAACCGACTGAACCTGAGGCTCCGcccaaaaacacagctccgccCACTCAGA AGAAACCTGAGGAGAGCTGGGAATCTCCGAAACAGGTCAAGAAGAAGAAGGCGCGGAGAGAAACATGA